A single genomic interval of Streptococcus oralis subsp. dentisani harbors:
- a CDS encoding ABC transporter ATP-binding protein has translation METILRVESLTKHYGKEPNITKALNGISFKVVKGEFLGIMGSSGSGKTTLLNCLATIIKPTDGSIQMQDKDLSQLKGSQLADYRGKEIGYLFQNFELLDNLTAKENILLPLSLHKVDANESKVRLELLSQYLDISELLDKFPSQLSGGQRQRVAAARALILDPKIVFADEPTGALDSKNATILMQKLSEMNQVEETTILMVTHDSVAASFCNRILFIQDGKLFHEIRRDYPRESQEDFYHRILKVMAALAGGDGNVF, from the coding sequence ATGGAAACAATTTTACGAGTAGAATCATTAACAAAGCATTATGGAAAAGAGCCGAATATCACCAAAGCCTTGAACGGTATATCTTTTAAAGTTGTCAAAGGTGAGTTCTTAGGGATTATGGGGAGCAGTGGTTCTGGGAAAACAACCCTTCTTAACTGTCTCGCCACTATCATAAAGCCAACTGACGGCTCCATTCAAATGCAAGATAAGGATTTAAGTCAATTAAAAGGTAGTCAGTTAGCTGATTATCGTGGTAAGGAAATCGGTTACCTCTTTCAAAATTTTGAGCTTTTGGACAATCTGACAGCCAAAGAAAATATTTTACTTCCCTTGTCTTTGCACAAGGTCGATGCCAACGAAAGTAAGGTTCGATTAGAATTGCTTTCCCAATATCTGGATATTTCTGAACTTCTGGATAAGTTCCCATCTCAATTATCAGGTGGTCAACGGCAAAGGGTAGCTGCTGCTCGTGCCTTGATTTTAGACCCTAAGATTGTATTTGCGGATGAGCCCACAGGGGCTTTGGATTCAAAAAATGCAACCATTTTGATGCAAAAATTATCCGAAATGAATCAAGTGGAAGAAACCACCATTCTCATGGTGACACACGATTCCGTCGCTGCCAGCTTTTGCAACCGCATCTTGTTTATCCAAGACGGAAAACTATTCCATGAAATCCGACGCGATTATCCAAGAGAAAGTCAAGAAGATTTTTACCACAGAATACTAAAGGTCATGGCAGCGCTAGCTGGAGGTGATGGCAATGTTTTCTAA
- a CDS encoding F0F1 ATP synthase subunit delta: MDKKTVKVIEKYSMPFVQLVIEKGEEDRIFYDLAQIKQVAEETGLPSFLSQVAVAESDKEKTVRFFQDSVSPLMQNFIQVLLYNHRANLFYELIVDCLSRLEKETNRFEVTIASAHPLTDEQKARLLPLIEKKMSLKVRSIKEQIDESLIGGFVIFANHKTIDVSIKQQLRVVKENLK; this comes from the coding sequence ATGGACAAAAAGACAGTAAAGGTAATTGAAAAATACAGCATGCCTTTTGTCCAATTGGTGATTGAAAAAGGAGAAGAAGACCGTATCTTTTATGACTTAGCTCAAATCAAGCAAGTCGCTGAAGAAACAGGCTTGCCTTCTTTTTTAAGTCAAGTGGCAGTAGCTGAGTCGGATAAGGAAAAAACAGTTCGTTTTTTCCAAGACTCTGTTTCACCTTTAATGCAAAACTTTATTCAGGTTCTGCTATACAATCACAGAGCGAATTTATTTTATGAACTAATTGTAGATTGTTTGAGTCGACTTGAAAAAGAAACCAATCGATTTGAAGTGACGATTGCCTCTGCTCATCCTTTAACAGATGAGCAGAAGGCACGGTTGCTCCCTTTGATTGAGAAAAAAATGTCTCTGAAAGTTCGGAGTATCAAAGAACAAATCGATGAAAGTCTAATTGGTGGTTTTGTCATTTTTGCCAATCACAAGACAATTGATGTGAGTATTAAACAGCAACTTCGTGTTGTTAAAGAAAATTTGAAATAG
- the atpF gene encoding F0F1 ATP synthase subunit B, translating into MHVTVGELIGNFILIAGSFILLIVLVKKYAWSNLTSVFEERAEKIAADIDGAEQARQKAETLAQKREDELAGSRTEAKTIIENAKETAEKSRADILAEAKLEAGRLKEKANQEIAQNKAEALQSVKGEVADLTISLAGKIISQNLDGQTHKELIDQYIDQLGEA; encoded by the coding sequence ATGCACGTAACAGTAGGTGAATTGATTGGTAACTTTATTTTAATAGCTGGCTCTTTTATCCTTTTGATCGTCTTAGTCAAAAAATACGCATGGTCAAACTTGACAAGTGTCTTCGAAGAACGGGCAGAAAAAATTGCTGCAGATATTGATGGAGCTGAACAAGCTCGTCAAAAAGCGGAAACTCTTGCTCAAAAGCGCGAAGATGAGTTGGCAGGTAGCCGTACCGAAGCTAAAACAATCATTGAGAATGCCAAGGAGACAGCAGAGAAGAGTAGAGCAGATATTCTGGCGGAAGCGAAACTAGAAGCAGGTCGCTTGAAAGAAAAAGCGAACCAAGAAATTGCTCAAAACAAAGCTGAAGCTTTACAAAGCGTTAAGGGTGAGGTAGCAGATTTGACGATTAGTCTAGCTGGAAAAATTATCTCACAAAACCTTGACGGTCAAACCCATAAAGAACTCATTGATCAGTACATCGATCAGCTAGGAGAAGCTTAA
- a CDS encoding GntR family transcriptional regulator, which translates to MLPAYMKIHDQIKKDIDEHHWKIGERLPSERDLAEQFQVSRMTLRQAISLLVEEGVLERRVGSGTFVSSTRVQEKMRGTTSFTEIVKSQGKVPSSQLISYRRTIPNEQEVAKLGITPTENIIRMERVRYADQVPLVYEVASIPEKFIKDFKKEEITSHFFQTLQQHGYRIGKSQQTIYARLAKEKIAHYLEVEKGHAILALTQVSYLEDGTAFEYVKSQYVGERFEFYLENN; encoded by the coding sequence ATGTTACCAGCTTATATGAAAATCCACGATCAGATCAAGAAGGATATAGATGAGCATCATTGGAAAATCGGAGAGAGACTTCCAAGTGAGCGAGATTTAGCGGAACAGTTTCAGGTTAGTCGGATGACCTTGCGACAAGCTATCTCTCTCTTGGTTGAGGAAGGAGTTTTGGAGCGTCGTGTAGGAAGTGGAACCTTTGTTTCTAGTACTCGGGTCCAAGAAAAAATGCGGGGGACGACCAGTTTTACGGAGATTGTCAAATCTCAGGGGAAAGTTCCTTCCAGTCAACTCATTTCTTATAGAAGAACCATTCCAAATGAGCAAGAGGTCGCTAAGCTAGGGATTACTCCAACAGAGAATATTATCCGCATGGAACGGGTGCGTTATGCTGACCAAGTTCCGTTAGTCTATGAAGTAGCATCTATACCTGAGAAATTTATTAAGGATTTCAAAAAAGAAGAAATCACCAGTCATTTCTTCCAAACCTTGCAGCAGCATGGCTACCGGATTGGCAAATCCCAACAGACCATTTATGCGAGATTGGCTAAGGAAAAGATAGCTCATTATCTGGAAGTTGAAAAAGGGCATGCCATTTTAGCCTTGACTCAGGTCTCTTATCTTGAAGATGGGACGGCTTTTGAATATGTAAAAAGTCAATACGTGGGCGAACGTTTTGAATTTTATCTTGAAAATAACTAG
- a CDS encoding peptidase U32 family protein, translating to MTKTLKRPEVLSPAGTLEKLKVAVQYGADAVFIGGQAYGLRSRAGNFTFEQMEEGVQFAAKYGAKVYVAANMVMHEGNEAGAGEWFRKLRDIGIAAVIVSDPALIMIAATEAPGLEIHLSTQASATNYETLEFWKELGLTRVVLAREVSMEELAEIRKRTDVEIEAFVHGAMCISYSGRCTLSNHMSMRDANRGGCSQSCRWKYDLYDMPFGQERKSLKGEIPEEFSMSAVDMSMIDHIPDMIENGVDSLKIEGRMKSIHYVSTVTNCYKAAVDAYLESPEKFEAIKQDLVDEMWKVAQRELATGFYYGTPSENEQLFGARRKIPEYKFVAEVVSYDDATQTATIRQRNVINEGDQVEFYGPGFRHFETYIEDLHDSKGNKIDRAPNPMELLTIKVPQPVQAGDMVRALKEGLINLYKEDGTSVTVRA from the coding sequence ATGACAAAAACATTAAAACGTCCTGAGGTTTTATCACCTGCAGGAACTTTAGAGAAGCTGAAAGTAGCTGTTCAATATGGTGCGGACGCAGTCTTCATAGGTGGACAGGCCTATGGTCTTCGTAGCCGTGCTGGAAACTTTACCTTTGAACAGATGGAAGAAGGCGTCCAGTTTGCTGCTAAGTACGGTGCCAAGGTCTATGTGGCTGCTAACATGGTTATGCACGAAGGAAATGAAGCTGGTGCTGGAGAATGGTTCCGTAAATTACGTGACATAGGGATTGCGGCAGTTATCGTGTCAGATCCGGCCTTAATCATGATTGCAGCAACTGAAGCACCAGGTCTTGAAATCCACCTTTCCACTCAAGCCAGTGCGACTAACTATGAAACTCTAGAATTTTGGAAAGAACTTGGCCTAACTCGCGTGGTTTTGGCCCGTGAAGTCTCAATGGAAGAATTAGCAGAGATTCGCAAACGTACAGACGTTGAAATCGAAGCCTTTGTCCATGGAGCTATGTGTATTTCCTACTCAGGACGCTGTACGCTTTCAAACCACATGAGTATGCGTGATGCTAACCGTGGTGGTTGTTCACAGTCTTGCCGTTGGAAATACGACCTTTACGATATGCCATTTGGTCAAGAACGTAAGAGCCTTAAAGGTGAAATCCCAGAGGAATTTTCAATGTCAGCCGTTGATATGTCTATGATTGACCATATTCCAGATATGATTGAAAATGGTGTAGACAGTCTCAAGATTGAAGGTCGTATGAAGTCCATTCACTATGTTTCAACAGTAACAAACTGTTACAAGGCAGCTGTGGATGCTTATCTTGAAAGCCCTGAAAAGTTTGAAGCCATCAAACAGGACTTGGTGGATGAGATGTGGAAGGTAGCCCAACGTGAATTGGCAACAGGATTCTACTATGGTACGCCATCTGAGAATGAACAGTTATTTGGCGCTCGTCGTAAGATTCCTGAGTACAAGTTTGTCGCTGAAGTCGTTTCTTATGATGATGCGACCCAAACAGCAACCATTCGTCAACGGAATGTAATCAACGAAGGTGACCAAGTTGAGTTTTACGGCCCAGGTTTCCGCCATTTTGAAACCTATATCGAAGATCTTCATGATTCAAAAGGCAATAAAATCGACCGCGCTCCAAATCCAATGGAACTCTTGACGATCAAGGTTCCACAACCTGTGCAAGCAGGTGACATGGTCCGTGCTCTCAAGGAAGGGCTCATTAACCTCTATAAGGAAGACGGGACAAGCGTTACAGTTCGTGCTTAG
- a CDS encoding CHY zinc finger protein, which translates to MIQAHGLLVDDESRCVHYHSVKDIVSLQCYECRKYYACYQCHNAMETHLFSPYPLRLSEDRPILCGACKRTMTFQKYQKQVACPYCSAPFNPGCKQHHSFYFK; encoded by the coding sequence ATGATTCAAGCTCATGGTTTATTGGTAGATGACGAAAGCAGGTGTGTTCACTACCATAGTGTAAAGGATATCGTCTCCCTCCAGTGTTATGAATGCAGGAAATACTACGCTTGCTATCAGTGCCACAATGCTATGGAAACGCATTTGTTTTCTCCTTATCCCTTGAGGCTTTCTGAGGATCGCCCGATTTTATGTGGGGCTTGTAAGAGGACAATGACTTTTCAAAAATATCAAAAACAGGTAGCTTGTCCTTATTGTAGCGCTCCATTTAATCCAGGTTGTAAACAACATCATTCATTTTATTTTAAATAG
- a CDS encoding F0F1 ATP synthase subunit C, with protein MNLTFFGLCLACMGVSLAEGFLMNGLFKSAARQPDIIPQLRSLMIMGIAFIEGTFFVTLVFSFIIK; from the coding sequence ATGAATTTAACATTTTTCGGTCTTTGTCTTGCCTGTATGGGTGTATCCCTTGCAGAAGGATTTTTGATGAACGGTTTGTTCAAATCAGCAGCTCGCCAACCAGACATCATTCCACAATTGCGTAGCTTGATGATCATGGGGATTGCCTTTATTGAAGGAACTTTCTTTGTAACTCTTGTCTTTTCATTTATCATCAAATAA
- a CDS encoding DUF4062 domain-containing protein, with protein MPRKGVTVYDLLISCPGDVNDYLELIKEAVDNFNKLYGSLNNIQVSVKHWSTDSFPESGNKPQELLNKQIVRDCDAAVAIFWTRFGTATDRYGSGTEEEIEEMLLAKNKFLCIF; from the coding sequence ATGCCAAGAAAAGGAGTGACTGTTTACGATTTATTGATTTCTTGCCCCGGAGATGTTAATGATTATCTTGAGTTAATTAAAGAAGCTGTTGATAACTTTAATAAACTTTATGGTAGTTTGAATAATATACAAGTATCAGTCAAGCATTGGTCAACGGATAGTTTTCCTGAGTCGGGTAATAAACCACAGGAATTATTAAATAAGCAAATTGTTAGGGACTGTGATGCAGCTGTTGCTATATTTTGGACAAGATTTGGTACTGCAACAGATAGGTATGGTTCTGGAACGGAAGAAGAAATTGAGGAGATGTTATTAGCAAAAAACAAGTTTTTATGTATTTTCTAG
- the guaA gene encoding glutamine-hydrolyzing GMP synthase, with translation MSNISTDLQDVEKIIVLDYGSQYNQLISRRIREIGVFSELKSHKISAAEVRAINPVGIILSGGPNSVYEDGSFDIDPEIFELGIPILGICYGMQLLTHKLGGKVVPAGDAGNREYGQSPLTHTTSALFEGTPEEQIVLMSHGDAVTEIPADFVRTGTSADCPYAAIENPDKHIYGIQFHPEVRHSVYGNDILRNFALNICQAKGDWSMDNFIDMQIKKIRETVGDKRVLLGLSGGVDSSVVGVLLQKAIGDQLICIFVDHGLLRKGEADQVMDMLGGKFGLNIVKADAAKRFLDKLAGVSDPEQKRKIIGNEFVYVFDDEASKLKDVKFLAQGTLYTDVIESGTDTAQTIKSHHNVGGLPEDMQFELIEPLNTLYKDEVRALGTELGMPDHIVWRQPFPGPGLAIRVMGEITEEKLETVRESDAILREEIAKAGLDRDIWQYFTVNTGVRSVGVMGDGRTYDYTIAIRAITSIDGMTADFAKIPWEVLQKISVRIVNEVDHVNRIVYDITSKPPATVEWE, from the coding sequence ATGAGCAACATTTCAACTGATTTGCAAGATGTCGAAAAAATCATCGTGCTGGACTATGGTAGCCAATACAACCAGCTGATTTCACGCCGTATTCGTGAAATTGGTGTTTTTTCAGAGCTAAAAAGTCACAAAATCTCAGCCGCAGAGGTTCGTGCGATTAACCCTGTTGGGATCATCCTCTCTGGTGGACCAAACTCTGTATACGAAGATGGTTCATTTGATATTGACCCAGAAATTTTTGAACTTGGCATTCCAATTTTGGGAATCTGCTACGGTATGCAACTTTTAACTCATAAACTTGGAGGAAAAGTCGTCCCTGCAGGTGATGCTGGTAACCGTGAGTATGGCCAATCACCACTTACCCATACCACTTCTGCCCTCTTTGAAGGAACTCCTGAAGAACAGATTGTTTTGATGAGCCATGGCGATGCTGTTACAGAGATTCCAGCTGATTTTGTTCGTACTGGAACATCTGCTGACTGTCCTTATGCAGCTATTGAAAACCCTGACAAGCACATCTATGGTATCCAATTCCACCCAGAGGTTCGCCATTCTGTATATGGGAATGATATCCTGCGCAACTTTGCCCTTAACATCTGTCAGGCTAAGGGTGATTGGTCAATGGACAACTTCATCGATATGCAGATCAAAAAAATCCGTGAAACTGTAGGTGACAAGCGTGTTCTTCTCGGTCTATCAGGTGGTGTTGACTCTTCTGTTGTTGGAGTTCTTCTTCAAAAAGCAATCGGTGATCAATTAATCTGTATCTTTGTAGACCACGGTCTTCTCCGTAAAGGGGAAGCAGACCAAGTTATGGACATGCTTGGTGGTAAGTTTGGGTTGAATATCGTCAAGGCAGATGCTGCTAAACGATTCCTTGATAAACTTGCTGGCGTTTCTGACCCTGAACAAAAACGGAAGATCATCGGTAATGAGTTTGTTTATGTCTTTGATGACGAAGCTAGTAAGCTAAAAGATGTAAAATTCCTTGCTCAGGGAACGCTTTACACTGACGTGATTGAGTCTGGTACAGATACTGCTCAAACCATCAAATCACACCACAATGTTGGTGGTCTTCCAGAAGACATGCAGTTTGAATTGATTGAACCATTGAACACTCTTTATAAGGATGAAGTTCGTGCCCTTGGTACAGAGCTTGGTATGCCAGACCACATCGTATGGCGTCAACCATTCCCAGGTCCAGGACTTGCTATCCGTGTCATGGGTGAAATCACTGAAGAAAAACTTGAAACAGTCCGCGAATCAGATGCTATCCTTCGTGAAGAAATCGCTAAAGCTGGTCTTGACCGTGATATCTGGCAATACTTCACAGTTAATACAGGTGTTCGTTCAGTCGGTGTTATGGGTGACGGTCGTACGTATGACTACACGATCGCAATCCGTGCTATCACTTCTATCGATGGTATGACAGCTGACTTTGCTAAAATTCCTTGGGAAGTCCTTCAAAAAATCTCAGTACGTATCGTAAACGAAGTAGACCACGTTAACCGTATCGTCTACGACATTACAAGTAAACCACCAGCAACCGTTGAGTGGGAGTAG
- the atpB gene encoding F0F1 ATP synthase subunit A — translation MEESINPTINIGPVTFDLTLTALTLLSVAVIFGFIYWASRSMTLKPKGKQNVLEYIHDFVVGFTEPNVGSRYMKDYSLFYLCLFLFMVIANNLGLMAKLQMTDGTNLWTSPTANLQFDLALSFGIILMTHIEGIRRRGVKKYLKAFVTPGFMTPMNLLEEVTNFLSLALRVFGNIFAGEVMTSLLILLSHQAFYWYPIAFVTNLVWTAFSVFISCVQAYVFTVLSSMYLGNKINDEE, via the coding sequence ATGGAAGAAAGTATCAATCCAACCATCAATATCGGTCCTGTTACCTTTGATTTAACCTTGACAGCCTTAACCTTGCTGTCTGTGGCAGTTATTTTTGGCTTTATCTATTGGGCGAGTCGTAGTATGACTCTGAAACCCAAAGGGAAGCAAAATGTACTTGAGTATATTCATGACTTTGTTGTTGGATTTACAGAACCCAATGTTGGTTCACGGTACATGAAAGATTACTCACTCTTTTATTTGTGCTTGTTTCTTTTTATGGTCATCGCAAACAACCTTGGTTTGATGGCAAAACTTCAAATGACGGATGGTACTAACCTTTGGACTTCGCCAACTGCGAATTTGCAATTTGACTTGGCTTTGTCTTTTGGTATTATTTTGATGACCCACATAGAAGGGATTCGTCGCCGAGGCGTTAAAAAGTATCTAAAAGCTTTTGTGACACCAGGTTTCATGACACCGATGAATCTCCTTGAAGAAGTCACGAATTTCCTATCACTTGCTTTGCGGGTGTTCGGAAATATCTTTGCCGGGGAAGTGATGACAAGCTTGCTTATCTTGCTTTCTCACCAGGCCTTTTATTGGTATCCAATTGCATTTGTTACCAACCTTGTCTGGACGGCATTTTCTGTGTTCATTTCCTGTGTTCAGGCTTATGTGTTCACAGTCTTGTCTTCTATGTATCTAGGAAATAAAATTAATGATGAAGAGTAG
- a CDS encoding F0F1 ATP synthase subunit gamma, with amino-acid sequence MAVSLNDIKTKIASTKNTSQITNAMQMVSAAKLGRSEEAARNFQVYAQKVRKLLTDILHGNGSGGSTNPMLISRPVKKTGYIVITSDRGLVGGYNASILKAVMELKEEYHPNGDDFEVICIGGMGADFFKARGIQPIYELRGLADQPSFDEVRKIISKTIEMYQNELFDELYVCYNHHVNTLTSQMRVEQMLPIVDLDPNEADEEYSLTFELETSREEILEQLLPQYAESMIYGAIIDAKTAENAAGMTAMQTATDNAKKVINDLTIQYNRARQAAITQEITEIVAGASALE; translated from the coding sequence ATGGCAGTATCTCTAAATGATATTAAAACAAAAATCGCCTCAACAAAAAATACTAGTCAAATCACTAATGCCATGCAAATGGTATCGGCTGCCAAGTTAGGTCGCTCTGAAGAAGCAGCACGCAATTTTCAAGTTTATGCTCAGAAGGTTCGTAAGCTTTTGACGGATATTCTACATGGTAACGGATCTGGTGGTTCTACCAATCCGATGCTCATCAGTCGTCCAGTTAAGAAAACAGGCTATATCGTTATTACTTCAGACCGTGGCTTGGTTGGAGGTTATAATGCTTCCATCCTTAAAGCTGTGATGGAGCTGAAAGAAGAATATCATCCAAATGGTGATGACTTTGAAGTTATCTGTATTGGTGGTATGGGGGCTGACTTTTTCAAGGCTCGTGGCATTCAACCAATCTATGAATTGCGGGGCTTGGCCGACCAACCAAGTTTTGATGAAGTTCGTAAAATTATTTCAAAAACGATTGAGATGTACCAAAATGAACTCTTTGATGAACTCTATGTCTGCTATAATCACCACGTCAATACGCTTACCAGTCAAATGCGTGTGGAGCAAATGCTTCCGATTGTTGACCTCGATCCGAACGAAGCAGATGAGGAGTATAGCTTGACATTTGAGTTGGAAACAAGCCGAGAAGAAATTTTGGAGCAATTGTTGCCACAGTATGCTGAAAGTATGATTTACGGGGCTATTATCGATGCCAAGACAGCTGAAAATGCTGCAGGTATGACAGCTATGCAAACAGCGACTGATAATGCTAAGAAGGTCATCAATGATTTGACAATCCAGTATAACCGTGCCAGACAGGCGGCGATTACACAAGAAATTACAGAAATCGTAGCGGGGGCTAGTGCCTTAGAATAA
- the atpA gene encoding F0F1 ATP synthase subunit alpha yields the protein MAINAQEISALIKQQIENFKPNFDVTETGVVTYIGDGIARAHGLENAMSGELLIFENGSYGMAQNLESTDVGIIILGDFTDIREGDTIRRTGKIMEVPVGDNLIGRVVDPLGRPVDGLGEIHTDKTRPVEASAPGVMERKSVSEPLQTGLKAIDALVPIGRGQRELIIGDRQTGKTTIAIDTILNQKGQDMICIYVAIGQKESTVRTQVETLRQYGALDYTIVVTASASQPSPLLFLAPYAGVAMAEEFMYQGKHVLIVYDDLSKQAVAYRELSLLLRRPPGREAFPGDVFYLHSRLLERSAKVSDELGGGSITALPFIETQAGDISAYIATNVISITDGQIFLGDGLFNAGIRPAIDAGSSVSRVGGSAQIKAMKKVAGTLRIDLASYRELEAFTKFGSDLDAATQAKLNRGRRTVEVLKQPVHKPLPVEKQVTILYALTHGFLDTIPVDDIVRFEEEFHDFFDAQHPEILETIRETKDLPEEAVLDAAITEFLNQSSFQ from the coding sequence TTGGCAATTAACGCACAAGAAATCAGCGCTTTAATTAAGCAACAAATTGAAAATTTCAAACCCAATTTTGATGTGACTGAAACTGGTGTTGTAACCTATATCGGGGACGGAATCGCACGTGCCCACGGCCTTGAAAATGCCATGAGTGGAGAGTTGTTGATTTTTGAAAATGGCTCTTATGGTATGGCGCAAAACTTGGAGTCAACAGACGTTGGTATTATCATCCTCGGTGACTTTACGGATATCCGTGAAGGCGATACAATCCGCCGTACAGGTAAAATCATGGAAGTCCCAGTTGGTGATAACTTGATTGGACGTGTTGTGGATCCACTTGGTCGTCCAGTTGATGGTCTTGGAGAAATCCATACTGACAAGACTCGTCCAGTAGAAGCATCAGCTCCTGGTGTTATGGAGCGTAAGTCTGTTTCAGAACCATTGCAAACAGGTTTGAAAGCTATTGACGCCCTTGTACCGATTGGTCGTGGTCAACGTGAGTTGATCATCGGTGACCGTCAGACAGGGAAAACAACTATTGCGATTGATACAATCTTGAACCAAAAAGGTCAAGATATGATCTGTATCTATGTAGCGATTGGACAAAAAGAATCAACCGTTCGTACACAAGTAGAAACACTTCGTCAGTACGGTGCCTTGGACTACACAATCGTTGTGACAGCCTCTGCTTCACAGCCATCTCCATTGCTCTTCCTAGCTCCTTATGCTGGGGTAGCTATGGCAGAAGAGTTTATGTACCAAGGCAAGCATGTTTTAATCGTTTATGATGATCTTTCAAAACAAGCGGTAGCTTATCGTGAGCTTTCCCTCTTGCTTCGTCGTCCGCCAGGTCGTGAAGCCTTCCCAGGGGATGTTTTCTACCTCCACAGCCGTTTGCTTGAGCGCTCAGCTAAAGTTTCTGACGAGCTTGGTGGCGGATCAATCACAGCCCTACCATTTATTGAGACGCAAGCAGGTGATATCTCTGCCTATATCGCGACCAACGTGATTTCAATCACAGATGGACAAATCTTCCTTGGAGATGGTCTCTTTAATGCAGGGATTCGTCCAGCTATTGATGCAGGTTCATCTGTATCTCGTGTAGGTGGTTCCGCTCAAATTAAAGCCATGAAGAAGGTTGCTGGTACTCTTCGTATCGACCTTGCTTCATACCGTGAGTTGGAAGCCTTCACTAAGTTTGGTTCGGACTTGGATGCAGCAACTCAGGCTAAGTTGAATCGTGGTCGTCGTACGGTTGAAGTTCTGAAACAACCAGTTCATAAACCATTACCTGTTGAGAAACAAGTAACCATTCTTTATGCTTTGACACATGGTTTCTTGGATACGATTCCTGTAGATGACATTGTTCGTTTTGAGGAAGAGTTTCATGATTTCTTTGATGCACAACATCCAGAGATTTTGGAAACTATTCGTGAAACAAAAGACTTGCCAGAAGAAGCAGTCTTGGATGCTGCGATTACAGAGTTTCTCAATCAATCCAGCTTCCAATAA